A region of Malaciobacter marinus DNA encodes the following proteins:
- the infB gene encoding translation initiation factor IF-2: MSDKVRVYEIADEAGASSNEVISKAKDLGIELKSPQSAVSFEQAEEIANYIMTGKSSKVKAKPAAKPKKMVAKEETKEETPTKQEPKENASETTKKETTQSEENKQEPKKEEKIEEKKEEKTSAEEKKQPVNTQRDEKTNRIIPKRRGLKIVKKKKPVASKPLDTSSEDETTAKKKMKSLSEILGGNNEDDNSSNTVNTTANKPKVKKEKKKVPPKAHTHGKKLELDASKDFRDSDDSLLGDEVVLLDMSVSDSSKLFEDQKRPNPNANKNSKQTRSSKPAAFGNRPQGLKRKKRKKRIKRTEEVIDVTEVTIPEDIRVYEFAEACAKSPAEVITVLFGLGMMVTKNDFLKQDELEILGEEFGIEVTVKDALEDANYIDDYLEEEVDETNFVTRPPVVTIMGHVDHGKTSLLDKIRSSKTASGEAGGITQHITAYTIKQNDQKITFVDTPGHAAFSSMRARGASVTDVIIIVVAADDGVKQQTEEVISHAKAANCPIIVAVNKMDKEGANIDMVKAQMAEREMTPVDWGGDIEFIPVSAKTGNGIDDLLENILLQSEILELAADPKAKAKATVVESSLEKGRGPVATVIVQNGTLRVGDNIVCDTTYGRVKAITNDLGKQVEELGLSETGRILGLNDVPDTGTFMVAQDSDKEARDIATTRAEHARAKELSKSTKVSLEEMSGLIAEGKIKQLPVIIKTDVGGSLEAIKGSLEQIQNEEVKVKVIHAGVGGITESDLILASASEGCIILGFNVRPTGSVKSKAKADGITINTYSIIYDLIDDVKDALSGMMSAVIREENTGQAEVRDTFVVPKVGTVAGCLVTDGKVIRGGHARIIRDGVVTYTGKISSLKRFKDDVKEVTNGYECGIMFDKFNDIKVGDFIETFIQIEEKVHIDDK; the protein is encoded by the coding sequence ATGTCAGATAAAGTAAGAGTATATGAAATTGCAGATGAGGCAGGAGCTAGTAGTAATGAAGTTATTAGTAAAGCAAAAGATTTAGGAATAGAATTAAAATCACCTCAAAGTGCAGTATCATTTGAACAAGCAGAAGAGATTGCAAATTATATTATGACTGGAAAAAGTTCTAAAGTAAAAGCAAAACCGGCTGCAAAACCAAAGAAAATGGTTGCAAAAGAAGAGACAAAAGAAGAAACACCTACGAAACAAGAGCCTAAAGAAAATGCTTCTGAAACTACTAAAAAAGAAACTACACAATCCGAAGAAAATAAGCAAGAGCCTAAAAAAGAAGAAAAGATAGAAGAAAAAAAAGAAGAAAAAACATCTGCAGAAGAAAAGAAACAGCCTGTTAATACTCAACGTGATGAAAAAACAAATAGAATAATACCTAAAAGAAGAGGTTTAAAAATTGTTAAGAAGAAGAAACCTGTAGCTTCAAAACCATTGGATACTTCAAGCGAAGATGAAACAACTGCAAAAAAGAAAATGAAATCTTTAAGTGAAATTTTAGGTGGAAATAATGAAGATGACAACTCTTCAAATACAGTAAATACAACTGCTAATAAACCAAAAGTAAAAAAAGAGAAGAAAAAAGTTCCTCCAAAAGCGCATACTCATGGTAAAAAACTTGAACTAGATGCTTCAAAAGATTTTAGAGATAGTGATGATTCTTTACTTGGAGATGAAGTTGTTTTACTTGATATGTCAGTTTCTGATAGTTCAAAACTTTTCGAAGATCAAAAAAGACCAAATCCAAATGCTAATAAAAACTCAAAACAAACAAGAAGTTCAAAACCAGCTGCTTTTGGAAATAGACCACAAGGTTTAAAAAGAAAGAAAAGAAAGAAAAGAATTAAAAGAACAGAAGAAGTAATAGATGTAACAGAAGTTACAATACCAGAAGATATCAGAGTATATGAGTTTGCAGAAGCTTGTGCAAAATCACCAGCTGAAGTTATAACAGTACTATTTGGTCTTGGTATGATGGTTACTAAAAATGACTTTTTAAAACAAGATGAATTAGAAATACTTGGAGAAGAGTTTGGAATTGAAGTAACTGTAAAAGATGCTTTAGAAGATGCAAATTATATAGATGATTATTTAGAAGAAGAAGTTGATGAAACTAACTTTGTTACAAGACCTCCTGTAGTTACTATAATGGGTCACGTTGATCATGGTAAAACTTCTTTATTAGATAAAATTAGAAGCTCAAAAACAGCATCAGGTGAAGCAGGTGGTATTACTCAACATATTACAGCTTATACAATTAAACAAAATGATCAAAAGATTACTTTTGTTGATACTCCAGGTCACGCAGCTTTCTCATCAATGAGAGCAAGAGGTGCTAGTGTTACTGATGTTATTATTATTGTTGTTGCAGCAGATGATGGTGTAAAACAACAAACAGAAGAAGTAATTTCTCATGCAAAAGCTGCAAATTGTCCTATTATTGTTGCAGTTAATAAAATGGATAAAGAAGGTGCTAATATCGATATGGTAAAAGCACAAATGGCAGAAAGAGAAATGACTCCTGTTGATTGGGGTGGTGATATAGAGTTTATCCCAGTTTCAGCTAAAACAGGTAATGGAATTGATGATTTATTAGAAAATATTCTTTTACAATCAGAGATTTTAGAACTTGCAGCTGATCCAAAAGCAAAAGCAAAAGCAACTGTAGTTGAATCTTCTTTAGAAAAAGGAAGAGGGCCTGTTGCAACTGTAATTGTACAAAATGGTACGCTAAGAGTTGGTGATAATATTGTTTGTGATACTACATATGGTAGAGTAAAAGCAATTACAAATGATTTAGGAAAACAAGTAGAAGAACTTGGACTTTCTGAAACAGGTAGAATTTTAGGACTTAATGATGTACCTGATACTGGTACATTTATGGTAGCTCAAGATAGTGATAAAGAAGCAAGAGATATTGCTACTACAAGAGCTGAACATGCAAGAGCAAAAGAGTTATCTAAATCAACTAAAGTTTCACTTGAAGAGATGAGTGGACTAATAGCAGAAGGAAAAATCAAACAACTTCCAGTTATTATTAAAACTGATGTTGGTGGTTCATTAGAAGCTATTAAAGGTAGTTTAGAACAAATTCAAAATGAAGAAGTTAAAGTAAAAGTTATTCATGCAGGTGTTGGTGGAATCACTGAATCTGATTTGATTTTAGCAAGTGCTAGTGAGGGTTGTATTATCTTAGGATTTAATGTAAGACCTACAGGTAGTGTAAAAAGTAAAGCAAAAGCTGATGGAATAACAATCAATACTTATTCAATTATTTATGATTTAATTGATGATGTAAAAGATGCATTATCTGGTATGATGAGTGCAGTAATTAGAGAAGAAAATACTGGACAAGCAGAAGTTAGAGATACTTTTGTTGTACCAAAAGTTGGAACAGTTGCAGGTTGTTTAGTAACTGATGGTAAAGTTATTAGAGGTGGTCATGCAAGAATCATTAGAGATGGTGTTGTAACTTATACAGGTAAAATCTCAAGTCTAAAAAGATTTAAAGATGATGTTAAAGAAGTTACAAACGGTTATGAGTGTGGTATTATGTTTGATAAATTTAATGATATTAAAGTTGGTGATTTCATTGAAACATTTATACAAATTGAAGAAAAAGTACACATAGACGACAAATAA
- the rbfA gene encoding 30S ribosome-binding factor RbfA has protein sequence MKSVNLQRTESLLMELVPEALATLKDSRINSLAVTGVDCKNGKYDATVYYDGTDYSKEEHRVINSLLNKANGHIKSHCLNSTGWYKCPNFKFKADDTLEHSMKMEALFEKIKSKKED, from the coding sequence ATGAAAAGCGTTAACCTACAAAGAACAGAGTCATTGCTAATGGAATTAGTTCCTGAAGCATTGGCTACTTTAAAAGATAGTAGAATCAATTCACTTGCAGTTACAGGTGTTGATTGTAAAAATGGTAAATATGATGCGACAGTTTATTATGATGGAACTGATTATTCAAAAGAAGAGCATAGGGTTATTAACTCATTGTTGAATAAAGCAAATGGACATATAAAATCTCATTGCTTAAACTCAACAGGATGGTATAAATGCCCTAATTTTAAATTTAAAGCTGATGATACTTTAGAACATAGTATGAAAATGGAAGCTTTATTTGAAAAAATAAAATCAAAAAAAGAGGATTAA
- the rimP gene encoding ribosome maturation factor RimP yields the protein MSLEESIKMTVESCGVELYDIVTAKENDNNIYRIYITSKDKVTLDKCAEVSRLISPILDVEEPMNSNYNLEVSSPGIERRLKKTQHFKGSVGEKIKVKDIATEVYKGELLSADDEKIVIKTEFGNEEISYDSILSAATYFEW from the coding sequence ATGAGTTTAGAAGAATCTATAAAGATGACTGTTGAAAGTTGTGGTGTTGAACTTTATGATATCGTGACAGCTAAAGAGAATGATAATAATATTTATAGAATATATATAACATCAAAAGACAAAGTAACACTTGATAAGTGTGCTGAAGTTTCAAGACTTATATCTCCTATACTTGATGTTGAAGAACCTATGAATTCAAACTATAATTTAGAAGTTAGCTCACCAGGAATAGAAAGAAGACTTAAAAAGACTCAACACTTTAAAGGCTCAGTTGGTGAGAAAATTAAAGTAAAAGATATAGCAACAGAAGTTTACAAAGGTGAACTTTTAAGTGCTGATGATGAAAAAATTGTAATTAAAACAGAGTTTGGAAATGAAGAAATTTCATATGACTCTATTTTATCAGCAGCTACATATTTTGAATGGTAA